The Mesorhizobium sp. NBSH29 genome has a segment encoding these proteins:
- a CDS encoding ABC transporter substrate-binding protein, whose translation MSQELEFLSRHVAVGKLSRRDFLGRAAALGVSAAFANTLLGSAALAQGPVKGGILKAGMQGGEATNNLDPATFLSQVPFSFGKCWGEYLLALKPDGTIENRIAEEVNASADAKEWTFKIRDGVEFHNGKTVSAEDVLATLERHSNEESKSGALGIMKGIESMKVDGKNVVVTLTQPNADLPYLMTDYHLIVQPNGGKDDPTAGISAGPYKVTVNEPGVRAGGERFANYWMGDKVGHADQIEIIVINDATARTSALQGGQVHMINRVEPKIVDLVKRVPGVTIRNVSGPGHYVFIAHCNTAPFDNLDLRLALKYAMNREEMLDKILRGYGSVGNDFPINAAYPLYSNDIEQRAYDPDKAAFHFKKSGHDGAILLRTSDVAFPGAVDAAQLYQQSCAKAGITVEIKREPGDGYWSEVWNKQPFSTSYWGGRPTQDQMYSTAYLSTADWNDTRFLRPDFDKLIIAARGELDDTKRKAMYRDAAVMVRDEGGVILPMFNDFIDASSDKIGGWESHPSGEMMDGYALAKCWLAA comes from the coding sequence ATGTCGCAAGAACTTGAATTTCTGAGCCGTCACGTTGCTGTTGGCAAACTCAGCCGGCGCGATTTTCTAGGCCGCGCCGCCGCACTCGGCGTCAGTGCCGCCTTTGCCAACACGTTGCTGGGCTCGGCCGCACTGGCCCAAGGTCCTGTCAAGGGCGGCATCCTCAAGGCCGGCATGCAAGGCGGTGAAGCCACCAACAATCTCGACCCGGCAACGTTCCTCAGCCAAGTGCCATTTTCGTTCGGCAAATGCTGGGGCGAATATCTGCTGGCGCTGAAGCCGGATGGCACGATCGAGAACCGCATCGCCGAAGAGGTCAACGCCTCCGCCGACGCCAAGGAATGGACATTCAAGATCCGCGACGGCGTGGAATTCCATAATGGCAAGACTGTCAGCGCGGAAGATGTTCTGGCAACGCTTGAGCGCCACTCCAACGAGGAATCAAAGTCAGGTGCCTTGGGCATCATGAAAGGCATTGAATCCATGAAGGTCGACGGCAAGAACGTTGTCGTGACCCTCACTCAGCCCAATGCCGATCTGCCCTACCTGATGACTGACTACCATTTGATCGTCCAGCCCAATGGCGGCAAGGATGATCCGACTGCCGGCATCAGCGCTGGCCCCTACAAGGTCACAGTCAACGAGCCGGGCGTGCGCGCCGGCGGAGAGCGCTTCGCCAATTATTGGATGGGTGACAAAGTCGGCCATGCCGACCAGATCGAGATCATCGTCATCAACGACGCCACGGCACGCACGTCCGCGCTGCAGGGCGGTCAAGTCCACATGATCAATCGCGTCGAGCCGAAGATCGTGGACCTCGTCAAGCGCGTTCCGGGCGTTACTATCCGCAACGTGTCCGGCCCAGGCCACTATGTGTTCATTGCTCATTGCAACACCGCGCCTTTTGATAATCTGGACCTGCGTCTCGCGCTGAAATACGCCATGAACCGCGAAGAGATGCTCGACAAGATCCTGCGTGGCTATGGTTCTGTCGGCAATGACTTCCCGATCAACGCTGCCTATCCGCTCTATTCCAACGATATCGAGCAGCGCGCCTATGATCCCGACAAGGCCGCCTTCCACTTCAAGAAGTCTGGCCATGACGGCGCTATCCTGCTGCGCACCTCTGATGTTGCCTTCCCTGGTGCTGTCGATGCAGCACAGCTTTACCAGCAGAGCTGTGCGAAAGCCGGCATCACGGTGGAAATCAAGCGCGAGCCAGGCGACGGCTACTGGTCTGAAGTGTGGAACAAGCAGCCCTTCTCCACGTCCTACTGGGGCGGGCGCCCGACCCAGGACCAGATGTATTCCACTGCCTATCTTTCCACCGCAGACTGGAATGACACCCGCTTCCTGCGTCCGGACTTCGACAAGCTGATCATCGCTGCGCGCGGTGAGCTGGACGACACCAAACGCAAGGCCATGTATCGCGATGCAGCCGTCATGGTTCGTGACGAAGGCGGAGTGATCCTGCCGATGTTTAACGACTTCATTGATGCCTCGTCAGACAAGATTGGTGGCTGGGAATCGCATCCATCAGGCGAGATGATGGACGGCTACGC